The nucleotide sequence AATGGTTTTTTTATATTTTAAATGCTAGTGTCCCTATTTTCACACTTCTTATAGCATTTATTATAGCTTTTTTCTACAATAAACATTACACAAAGAAAATGTTAAAAGAAGGTTGGAGTCCATTAGAAAACGATGAATATTCTAATGCTATATTAAAAGGATATCGTTATTTAGATTATACTGATGCTGAAATAAAAGATGAAGATAAAATGCAAAGATACCAAAACTATATAGACAAAGCTAAGAGCAATGAAGTAAAAAAATGTCTTTGTTTTATAATTTTTTGGATTATAATTTTTGTATCATTTTATTTTTATTATTTTAGAGCTTAATTAATTTTTGAAAGGAATAATATTATGTCAGTAAAAATACAATTAGAAAAAAATGGAGAAGTTACAGATGCTTTTACAGGTTTTAGCTGGACAACTTTCATTTTTGGATTTTGGGTTCCAGCATTTAGAAAAAAATCAAAAGGTTTTGGTTTATTCTTTTTATTTTTTATTATAAAGATAATTATACTTTATACATTATCCAAGCAAAATAACGAGATTGAACTAAATTTACTGATTCATGGAACTTTTAAGCCTTCTTATGGTATGATAACACCAGTAGTATTAGCTGCTGCTATATACCCATTAGAAACATGGATTGCATATTTTTATAATAATTATTACACAAATAATTTATTAGCTGAAGGATATCGTCCAATAGAAAATGATGATTATTCAGTAGCAATTTTAAAAGACTATTCTTATTTACCATATTCAAAAGAAGAGTTAGATGATAATGTTAAAATGAAAAGATACAGAGAAATTTCAACTTTAGCTAGGAAAGAAGAGAGAAAAAAAATTTATATATTTGTTGGAATATGGGCTATATTTATAATTATTTTTTGGTTTTCTAATTTATTTTAATTAGAATAGCAAGGTAAAAAGGAGTCATTATGGCAATAGAAGTAAATTTAGAAAAATATGGACATAGGAAAAAAGGATTTTTAGGTTTCAGTTGGACTGCTTTTTTCTTTAATTTCTTGGTTCCTATATTTAGAGCTGATTTTAAATGGTTTCTTATATTTATATTTCCTTTTATTTTTGTTAGTTTGGGAACTAGTTTTGATTTAGATTTTGATAATAATTTTATAGCTTTTATTTTTATCTTTCCAGTATTTGTATCGAAATTTGTTTTCCCATTTATCTATAATAAATTTTATACAAAAGGGTTAATTAAAGAAGGTTATCTTCCACCAAAAGATGATGACTATTCAAATGCAATATTAAAAGGAACTGGTTATTTAGAGTACACAAATGAAGATCTACTAGATGAAGAAAAAATGGAAAGATATAGACTAATTATCGAACAATATGAAAAAGAAAGAAAAAATAATAATATTACTTTAATTATATTTTTTGGTTCTTTGATATTTATAATTGCATTTTTTTATTTTATGGCTTCTTATTCATAAATATTTCAGTTGACAACTGTTCTAATTTTGATATAATATATAGGAAGTATAAATAGAATATTAGACTAGTGAATGGTGGGTCGTAAAAAGCAGAAGGAATTCTGTCTTTTTCATGACCTTTTTTTAATTTAATTAGGGAGGAACGAAGTATGTTTGATGTAGTTGTTATTGGTGCTGGAATAATGGGAGCAGCAGTTTCAAGAGAATTGTCTAGATACGAGTTGAAAACTTTATTACTAGATAAAGAAAATGATGTTTCTTGTGGTACAACAAAAGCAAATTCTGCCATAGTGCATGCAGGATATGATGCAAAAGAAGGAAGCCTTATGGCAAAATACAATGTATTAGGTAATGCAATGTATAGAAAATTATGTGAGGAAGTAGATGCTCCATTCAGAAAAGTAGGATCTTATGTTTTAGCCTTTTCTGAAAAAGAAAAAGAACACTTAGAAATGCTATATCAAAGAGGGCTTAATAATGGTGTTCCTGAAATGGAAATCATAGATGCAGCTGAAATTCAAAGAAGAGAACCTCATGTTAGTAAAGAAGCAGTTGCTGCTCTATATGCTGGTACAGCTGGTATAACTGGTCCTTGGGAATTAACAATAAAATTAGTAGAAAATGCTATGGAAAATGGTGTTGAACTAAAATTAAATGCAGAAGTTGCAAATATCAAAAAAGAAAATGATGTATTTAAAATAGAGTTAAAAAATGGAGAAATTATTGAAGCTAAAGCTATTGTAAATGCAGCTGGTGTCTATGCTGACTTTATAAACAATATGCTTTCTAACAAAAAATTTAATATAACTCCAAGAATTGGTGAATATTATTTATTAGATAAGGTACAAGGATATTTAACTGACAGTGTTATTTTCCAATGTCCTACTGAAATGGGAAAAGGTATTCTAGTTTCAAAGACTGCTCATGGAAATATAATAGTTGGACCTACTGCATCTGATGTTGACAATAAAGATGATGTTGGAAATACTCAAGCAGGACTTGATACAGTTAGACAATTTGCTACTAAGAGTATAAAAGATGTAAATTTCAGAGATAATATCAGAAACTTTGCAGGACTTAGAGCTGAAGCTGACACAGGAGACTTTATACTTGGTGAAGCTGAAGATGTAAAAGGACTATTTAATATAGCTGGAACTAAATCTCCAGGACTTACATCTGCACCTGCAATGGCAATAGATTTAGCTAAAATGATAGTAGAAAGCTTTGGTGGAGTAAAAGAAAAAGCAAACTTTATACAAAATAAAAGAATGATACACTTTATTACACTATCACCTGAAGAAAAGGCAGAAGTAATAAAGAAAGACCCTAGATATGGAAGAATTATTTGTAGATGTGAGAACATAACAGAAGGTGAAATCGTTGATGCTATCCATAGAAAATGTGGTGGAACAACATTAAATGGTATCAAAAGAAGAGTTAGACCAGGAGCTGGAAGATGTCAAGGTGGATTCTGTGGACCTCGTGTACAAGAAATTTTGGCAAGAGAACTTGGTGAAGATTTAGAAGAAATAGTTATGGAACAAAAAAATTCTTACATCTTAACAGGAAAGACTAAATAGGGGGAAACGATATGAATATGAAATATGATTTAGTTGTTGTTGGTGGAGGTCCAGCGGGACTTGCAGCAGCAGTAGAAGCTAAAAAAAATGGAATAGACAGCATACTTGTGATTGAAAGAGCAAAAGAACTTGGTGGAATTTTACAACAATGTATACACAATGGTTTTGGACTTCATGAATTCAAAGAAGAATTGACAGGACCTGAGTATGCTCAAAGATTTATGGATCAATTATTTGAATTAAACATTGAATACAAACTAGATACTATGGTTTTAGAAGTTTCTGAAAACAAAATAGTTCAAGCTATAAACTCTGTTGATGGATACATGATAATTGAAGCTAAATCTATAGTTTTAACTATGGGTTGTAGAGAAAGAACAAGAGGAGCAATAGCTATACCAGGAGATAGACCTGCAGGAGTATTTACAGCAGGAGCTGCTCAAAGATATATCAATATGGAAGGATATATGGTTGGTAAAAGAGTTGTTATCTTAGGTTCAGGAGATATTGGACTTATTATGGCAAGAAGACTTACTCTTGAAGGAGCAAAAGTTTTAGCTGTTGCTGAACTTATGCCATTCTCTGGTGGACTTATGAGAAACATTGTTCAATGTCTTGAAGACTATGACATACCTCTATACTTAAGTCATACAGTTGTAGATATCATTGGTAAAGATAGAGTTGAAAAAGTTATCATAGCTAAGGTTGATGAAAACAAAAAAGCTATCCCAGGAACTGAAATAGAATATGAATGTGATACTTTACTTCTATCAGTTGGACTTATCCCTGAAAACGATATCTCAAGAGCAACAGGAATAAAAATTGATCCTAGAACTAGTGGACCAGTAGTAAATGAACTTATGGAAACAAGTATAGAAGGAATATTCGCTTCAGGAAACGTTGTTCATGTGCATGACCTTGTTGACTTCGTAAGTATTGAGTCAAGAAAAGCAGGAAAATCAGCAGCTAAATATATAAAAGGTGAAGTTGCAAATGGAGAATATATCGAAGTTGAAACTGGAAATGGGATAGGATACACTGTTCCTCAAAAATTTAGAATTGAAAATATAGAAAAGAATTTAGAACTTTCTATGAGAGTTAGACAAATATATAAAAATGTTAAGATAGTGGTTAAGTCAAATGATTTTGTAATACATTCAGTTAAAAAAACTCATATGGCTCCAGGAGAAATGGAAAAAATTACTCTATCTAAAACTGTATTAGGAAAAATAGATGCTAAGAAAATTGTTGTAGAAGTTGTTGAGGAGGATAAATAATGGAAAAGGAAATGATATGTATAGTTTGTCCTGTTGGTTGTCATATAAGTGTTAATACAGAAAATTATGAAGTTAAAGGAAATGCTTGTCCAAGAGGTGCAGTCTATGGAAAAGAAGAATTAACAGCTCCAAAAAGAGTTGTAACTTCAACTGTAAAAATAAAAAATGCTTTGGACCATAGATGTCCTGTAAAAACTGAAACAGCTATACCTAAAGAATTAAATTTCAAATTAATGGAAGAATTAAAAAAAGTTGAATTAACAGCTCCTGTTAAAAGAGGAGATATAGTTCTAGAAAACATATTCAATACAGGTGTCAATGTTGTTGTAACTAAAGATATGTAAAAATTTTATACATTATTAATAAAATTTGTATTTATTTTTAAATTTTGTGTTATAATAACAATATATAAATTTATTTAAAACAATATATTTTTTAAATAAAGGAGGTCTCGTATGAGTAATATGAGCATGTACATTGGAGAATTTGTAGGAACAACTTTATTGTTATTGTTAGGAAATGGAGTTAATATGACTTGCAGCTTGAAACACAGCTATGGTAAAGGTGCAGGTTGGATAGTAACTACTTTTGGTTGGGGATTTGCTGTTATGATACCAGCCTATATTACAGGTTGGGTATCTGGAGCACATATGAATCCAGCTTTAACTATTGCCCTAGCAGTAACAGGTAAATTCCCTGGTAATTTAGTTTTAGGTTATATTGTTGCACAAATGTTAGGTGGAATTTTTGGTGCAACTTTGGCTTATCTTGTTTACAAAGTTCAAATGGATGAAGAACCAGAAGCAGGAGTAAAACTTGGTGTTTTCTCAACAGGACCTTCTATCGATGCTCCTATATGGAATATCATTACTGAAGTTATTGCTACTGCACTACTATTAATAGGAGTATTAGCTATAGGTTATGGAGAAGTTGGAATTCAACCTGGTAATGGAGCTTTATTTGTTGGCCTTCTAATTGTTGTTCTAGGCATGGCAACAGGAGGAGCAACAGGATATGCTCTTAACCCTGCAAGAGACTTAGGCCCAAGAATAGCTCATGCTATCCTTCCTATAAAAGGTAAAGGAGGATCTAACTGGAAATATTCTTGGATACCAGTTGTAGGACCAACTATAGGTGCAATTTTAGGTGCTGTTGTATTCGATGCATTCTTAGCAGCAGTTTTATAACAAAATAAAGTTTATATGTGATTCACTTATTTTTAATAAATACACAATAAGATTGGAGGAAACTATATGAAGTACATTGTAGCATTAGACCAAGGAACAACAAGTTCAAGAGCAATTTTATTTGATGAAAGTCAAAATATTGTTGGAGTTGCACAAAAGGAATTTACACAAATTTATCCTAATGAAGGTTGGGTAGAACATGACCCCATGGAAATATGGGCTAGCCAAAGTGGAGTTTTAAGTGAAGTAATTGCAAGAGCGGGAATAAGTCAACATGACATCATAGCTTTAGGAATCACTAACCAAAGAGAAACTACAATAGTTTGGGATAAAAATACAGGAAAACCTGTTTACAATGCAATAGTTTGGCAATGTAGAAGAACTGCAAAAATTTGTGATGAGTTAAAGAAAATAGAAGGTTTCAGTGATTATATAAAAGATAATACTGGGCTTCTAGTTGATGCTTATTTCTCAGGTACTAAAATTAAATGGATTTTAGATAATGTTGAAGGTGCAAGAGAAAAAGCTGAAAAAGGCGAATTATTATTTGGAACTGTTGATACTTGGCTAATTTGGAAATTAACAAATGGTAAAGTACATGCAACAGATTACACTAATGCTTCAAGAACTATGCTTTATAATATAAAAGAATTAAAATGGGATGAAAAAATCCTTGAAACATTGAATATTCCTAAATCAATGCTTCCTGAAGTAAAAGACTCAAGTGGAACTTTTGGATATGCTAACTTAGGTGGAAAAGGTGGACATAGAGTTCCTATAGCTGGAGTTGCTGGAGACCAACAATCAGCTCTATTTGGACAAGCTTGTTTTGAAGAAGGAGAATCTAAAAATACTTATGGAACAGGTTGCTTCTTACTTATGAATACAGGAGAAAAATTTGTAAAGAGTAATAATGGACTGATCACAACTATTGCAATAGGTCTTAATGGTAAAGTTCAATATGCACTTGAAGGAAGTGTCTTTGTAGGTGGAGCTAGTGTTCAATGGTTGAGAGATGAATTAAAATTAATCTCTGAATCAAGAGATACTGAATACTTTGCAAGAAAAGTTAAAGATAATGGTGGAGTTTATGTAGTTCCTGCTTTCGTTGGACTAGGAGCACCTTATTGGGATATGTATGCAAGAGGAGCTATCTTAGGACTAACTCGTGGAGCAAATAAAAACCATATTATAAGAGCAACTTTGGAATCTATAGCTTACCAAACTAAAGATGTTTTAAAAGCTATGGAAGAAGATTCTGGAATCAAATTAAATGGACTTAAAGTTGATGGAGGAGCTGCTGCTAACAACTTCTTAATGGAATTCCAAGCTGATATTCTAGGTGAAGTTGTAAAAAGACCTACTGTTTTAGAAACAACTGCACTAGGAGCTGCTTATCTTGCTGGACTTGCAGTTGGTTTCTGGGAAAGTAAAGAAGAAATCAGACAAAAATGGGTACTTGATAAAGAATTTACTCCTAATATGTCTGAAGAAGAAAGAAGTAAAAAGTATACTGGTTGGTTAAAAGCTGTTGAAAGAAGTAAAAACTGGGAAGAATAACATGAAATGAAAGGGGGCGAGATTATACTAATATTTGTATAATTTCGCCTTTTTATTAAATTATTTACATTAATAGGAGGTCAAAATGAAAAAACTAATAAATGATAAAAATAATATTGTCGAAGAAGTAGTAGAAGGAATGATAAAAGCATTTCCTGACAAACTTTCAAGAGTTGAAAATGAACCAATAATAATAAGAAAAAATAAAAAAGTGGATAAAGTTGCTCTTATAAGTGGAGGAGGAAGTGGACATGAACCTGCTCATGCTGGTTTTGTTGGACATGGAATGTTAGATGCTGCTGTTTGTGGTGAAATATTTACATCTCCTGGTGCTGATAAAGTTTACAATGCTATTAAGTCTGTAGATGGAGGAAAAGGAGTTCTTCTTATAATTAAAAACTACAGTGGGGATATAATGAACTTTGAAATGGCTGGAGAAATGGCTCAAGCTGAAGGAATAAATGTAAAACAAGTTGTAGTTGATGATGATATTGCAGTTGAAAACAGTACTTGCACAGTTGGAAGAAGAGGAATCGCTGGAACTATTTTTGTTCATAAAATTTTGGGAGCTGCTGCTGAAAAGGGATATGACTTAGATAAATTAGTTGAACTTGGAAATAAAGTTGTTAAAAATTTAAAAACTATGGGTATGTCTTTAAAGGCTTGTACAGTTTTCACAACAGGTAAAGAAAGCTTTGAAATAGCTGATGATGAAGTTGAAATAGGTCTAGGAATACATGGAGAACCTGGAACTCATCGTGAAAAAATGGCAACAGCTAATGAATTTACTGAAAAATTATTTGAAAAAATCTATGCTGAATCTAATCCACAAAAAGGAGATAGATTTGCAGTTCTAGTAAATGGACTTGGAGAAACTACTCTTATTGAATTATTTATCATAAATAATCATCTTCAAGATTTATTAAAAGCTAAAGGAATTGAAGTTGCAAAAACTTTAGTAGGTAACTATATGACTTCACTTGATATGGGAGGATTCTCTATAACTTTATTAAAACTTGACAATGAAATGGAAGAACTTTTAAAAGCTGAAGAAGATACAATAGCATTCTAAAATATATCTCAACTGCTTGATAGCCATTAGTGTTTCAAGAGCTCCACAAAGGCTCTCTCAACAATAATGGACACCGCAGCAGTTTTACTAAAAATTTTAGGATGTATCTGACAAAAAAGGAAAAAGAAAGAGGAAAGGGAAGAGATAAAATGTTTTTAGAAATTATTGAAAAGATATCTGATGAGATAATAAAAAATGAAGACTATCTTACAGAATTAGATAGAGAAATTGGAGATGGTGACCACGGAGTTAACTTAGCAAGAGGTTTTACAGAAATTAAAAATCAACTAGCTAATTTTAAAACTTTAGCTGTGTCTGATGTATTTACAAAAATGGGTATGATTTTACTTACAAAAGTTGGAGGAGCTTCTGGAGCAATATATGGAACAGCTTTTATGAGCTCAGGAACATTTTTAAAAGGAAAAACAGACTTTGATAATCAAGCTTTTTTAGGAACTTTAAATGCAATGATAGAAGGAATTCAAAAAAGAGGAAAGGCCGTTTTAGGAGAAAAAACAATGCTTGACACTATAATTCCTACTTATAATTTCTTAGAAAAATCTTTTAATGATGGAAAATCTTTAAAAGATATTAAGAGTGAAGTTATAGAAGTTGCTAAAAATTCTATGGAAGTTACAAAAGATATTGTTGCTACTAAAGGTAGAGCATCTTATTTAGGTGAAAGAAGTGTAGGACATATAGATCCTGGAGCTATGTCTTCTTATTTAATGATAAAAGTTGTTTGTGAAAATCTATAGGAGGTAAAATGTTAGGTTTTGTGGTTGTATCACATAGTAAAGATTTAGCAGAAGCTGTTATTCATCTTGCTAATGAAATGAAAAGATATGATTTCCCACTAATAAATGGAAGTGGAACAGAGGGAGATTTTTTAGGAAGTAATCCACTTACAATTAAAGAAGCTATTATGAACGCTAAAACAGATAAGGGAACTTTAGTTTTTGTTGATATTGGAAGTTCTGTGTTAAATACTCAAGTTGCAATAGACTTTTTAGCTGATGAGGGAGTGGATGTAGAAAATATAAAAATAGCAGATGCTCCATTGGTTGAAGGACTTATTGCAGGAGTTGCAATAAATGATGAAAAAGCAGATATAGAAAGTATTTTAAATGAATTAAAAGAATTAAAAACTTTTTCTAAATTAACTTATTAATAAATAAGGGGCTATTGTAAAATTAATGCAATAGCCCTATTTTTAATGTTATTTAGTCATTATATCCAATATAGTTTCATCTGTCCCCTTCATTCCTGATTGAGCAAGTTCCCCTACATTTCTTATAGTTTCTTCTATGTCCACTCCAACTATTCCATCACCAGATTTTAATACATCTTTATTTAATGCAAGCATAGTTGCATCAAAGGCTGAATAGACTCCTGAAGATATTTTCATAGCACATGAAGCCTTAGCTCCATCACAGATAACTCCTGAAAGATTACCTAAGATATTAGTTATTGCTGCACAAACCATTTCATAACTTCCACCATGTAAGTATGTAAGAGATGCAGCAACTCCAGCAGCAGCACAAATAGCTCCACAGTATGCAGAAAGTCTACCTACATTTGTTTTAACATGTATAGTTATAAGGTGTGATACAAATAGTCCTCTAATTAATTCTTCTTCTGATAGATTTTTTTCAGCCGCAAACTTTATTATTGGTAAAGAAGCTGTCATACCTTGATTTCCACTTCCACTTGTTGTCATAACAGGTAAAGCACAACCACTCATTCTTGCATCGCTACCAGCACTGGCATAGCTAGCCGCCTTGTTTCTCACATCGTTACCATAGATACCTTTTTCTATATTATCAAGTATCATTTTTCCAATATTCACTCCATATTTCCCCTTTAGTCCTTCTTCAGCTATGGCTGAGTTATAGTTAACTACTTTTTGGAAAATTGGTCTTATCAAATCAATATCTATTGTTTTTGCTAAATCATAGATAAATTTAACACTTAAAACTTTTCTATCAGTAAGAGATGAGTTAAAGTCTCCATCGTTACAAACTTGACTTAGTAAAACTTTACCATTTTTTAAAATTTGAGTTACATTAGTATGTGTATGTTTTATTTCTAAAACTACATTATCTTCATCATTTGAAATTTCTAGTCTTATATATAATTTTATATCTCCTGGATGAACATGAGTTTTTATAATCCCTTTATCTAAAAATTCCTTTACTTCCTTCACTTGCTCAGATGTTACATCACTTATAACCATAAGCTCTTTTTTGTCATCTCCAGCTATCAATCCCATTGCAATGGCCGCTTCTATACCTACCATACCTTCACTATTAGGAATAGTAACACTTTTTACATTCTTTATTATGTTCCCTGATAGGAAAACATCAACTTTATTGGGAACAGTCCCTAAAATTCTTCTTGCTTTTGCAGCCGCATATGATAAGGCTATTGGCTCTGTACAACCTTCTGCTGCTACTATTTCTTCTTCTAAAATTTTAAGAACTTTTTCTATTTTAGTTTCCATTTTATCCCCCTTATTAATTTTAATTCGTTATATATTATAAAATAAAAATAAAAAAAGTATACCCTCTATAAAAAAATATGTTCATATTAATAATTTTGATTTTTTTGGTTGCTTTTTGTTTGACTAAAGTATATAATGTTAAAAGTAATATAATTATTATATTTTAGGGAGTGATAGTATGGAAAAAGAAAAAAAAGGCGACACTCTGATTATTAAGTTAATTCTTGGAGTGATAGCTGGAATAATAATAGGATTGGTTGCAACTGAAAAAGTTATTTCTATAATTTTACCAATCAAATTCTTTTTAGGAGAATTAATATTCTTCGTTGTACCATTCATTATAATTGGATTTATTGCACCAGCAATAACTCAATTAAAATCAAATGCTAGTAAGATGTTACTAACTATGTTAGGACTATCTTATTTATCATCAATAGGTGCTGCATTCTTCTCAGCAACTGCTGGGTATGCTTTAATACCTAAATTAAATATTGTTTCTAGCGTTGAAGGTTTAAAGGAATTACCTCCTATTCTATTTAAGGTTCAAATTCCACCTGCAATTTCAGTAATGGGAGCTCTAGTTTTAGCTTTACTTATGGGACTTGCTGTTGTATGGACTAACTCTAAGAGAACTGAAGAATTATTAAATGAATTTAATAACATCATGTTAATGATAGTAAACAAAATAATAATTCCTGTATTACCAATCTTCATAGCAACTACATTTGCAACTCTTGCTTATGAAGGAAGTATCACAAAACAATTACCAGTATTCTTAAAAGTTATCTTAATTGTTTTAGTTGGTCACTATATTTGGATTACCGTTCTATACATTATCGGTGGTATTGTTTCTGGAAAAAATCCTTGGTCTTTATTAAAACACTATGGAGAAGCATACATGACTGCTGTTGGAACAATGTCATCAGCTGCAACTTTACCAGTTAGTTTAAAATGTGTAAGAAAATCTGGTGTACTAGATGAAGAAATAACTAACTTTGCTATTCCATTAGGAGCTACTACTCACCTATGTGGATCTGTTTTAACAGAAACATTCTTTGTTATGGTAGTTTCTAAAATACTATATGGAAGTTTACCACCTGTAGGAACAATGATATTATTTATTGTACTATTAGGAGTATTCGC is from Fusobacterium periodonticum 1_1_41FAA and encodes:
- a CDS encoding NAD(P)/FAD-dependent oxidoreductase, whose protein sequence is MFDVVVIGAGIMGAAVSRELSRYELKTLLLDKENDVSCGTTKANSAIVHAGYDAKEGSLMAKYNVLGNAMYRKLCEEVDAPFRKVGSYVLAFSEKEKEHLEMLYQRGLNNGVPEMEIIDAAEIQRREPHVSKEAVAALYAGTAGITGPWELTIKLVENAMENGVELKLNAEVANIKKENDVFKIELKNGEIIEAKAIVNAAGVYADFINNMLSNKKFNITPRIGEYYLLDKVQGYLTDSVIFQCPTEMGKGILVSKTAHGNIIVGPTASDVDNKDDVGNTQAGLDTVRQFATKSIKDVNFRDNIRNFAGLRAEADTGDFILGEAEDVKGLFNIAGTKSPGLTSAPAMAIDLAKMIVESFGGVKEKANFIQNKRMIHFITLSPEEKAEVIKKDPRYGRIICRCENITEGEIVDAIHRKCGGTTLNGIKRRVRPGAGRCQGGFCGPRVQEILARELGEDLEEIVMEQKNSYILTGKTK
- the glpK gene encoding glycerol kinase GlpK — its product is MKYIVALDQGTTSSRAILFDESQNIVGVAQKEFTQIYPNEGWVEHDPMEIWASQSGVLSEVIARAGISQHDIIALGITNQRETTIVWDKNTGKPVYNAIVWQCRRTAKICDELKKIEGFSDYIKDNTGLLVDAYFSGTKIKWILDNVEGAREKAEKGELLFGTVDTWLIWKLTNGKVHATDYTNASRTMLYNIKELKWDEKILETLNIPKSMLPEVKDSSGTFGYANLGGKGGHRVPIAGVAGDQQSALFGQACFEEGESKNTYGTGCFLLMNTGEKFVKSNNGLITTIAIGLNGKVQYALEGSVFVGGASVQWLRDELKLISESRDTEYFARKVKDNGGVYVVPAFVGLGAPYWDMYARGAILGLTRGANKNHIIRATLESIAYQTKDVLKAMEEDSGIKLNGLKVDGGAAANNFLMEFQADILGEVVKRPTVLETTALGAAYLAGLAVGFWESKEEIRQKWVLDKEFTPNMSEEERSKKYTGWLKAVERSKNWEE
- the dhaK gene encoding dihydroxyacetone kinase subunit DhaK — translated: MKKLINDKNNIVEEVVEGMIKAFPDKLSRVENEPIIIRKNKKVDKVALISGGGSGHEPAHAGFVGHGMLDAAVCGEIFTSPGADKVYNAIKSVDGGKGVLLIIKNYSGDIMNFEMAGEMAQAEGINVKQVVVDDDIAVENSTCTVGRRGIAGTIFVHKILGAAAEKGYDLDKLVELGNKVVKNLKTMGMSLKACTVFTTGKESFEIADDEVEIGLGIHGEPGTHREKMATANEFTEKLFEKIYAESNPQKGDRFAVLVNGLGETTLIELFIINNHLQDLLKAKGIEVAKTLVGNYMTSLDMGGFSITLLKLDNEMEELLKAEEDTIAF
- a CDS encoding DUF1667 domain-containing protein, translated to MEKEMICIVCPVGCHISVNTENYEVKGNACPRGAVYGKEELTAPKRVVTSTVKIKNALDHRCPVKTETAIPKELNFKLMEELKKVELTAPVKRGDIVLENIFNTGVNVVVTKDM
- a CDS encoding serine dehydratase subunit alpha family protein, whose protein sequence is METKIEKVLKILEEEIVAAEGCTEPIALSYAAAKARRILGTVPNKVDVFLSGNIIKNVKSVTIPNSEGMVGIEAAIAMGLIAGDDKKELMVISDVTSEQVKEVKEFLDKGIIKTHVHPGDIKLYIRLEISNDEDNVVLEIKHTHTNVTQILKNGKVLLSQVCNDGDFNSSLTDRKVLSVKFIYDLAKTIDIDLIRPIFQKVVNYNSAIAEEGLKGKYGVNIGKMILDNIEKGIYGNDVRNKAASYASAGSDARMSGCALPVMTTSGSGNQGMTASLPIIKFAAEKNLSEEELIRGLFVSHLITIHVKTNVGRLSAYCGAICAAAGVAASLTYLHGGSYEMVCAAITNILGNLSGVICDGAKASCAMKISSGVYSAFDATMLALNKDVLKSGDGIVGVDIEETIRNVGELAQSGMKGTDETILDIMTK
- a CDS encoding MIP/aquaporin family protein, with amino-acid sequence MSNMSMYIGEFVGTTLLLLLGNGVNMTCSLKHSYGKGAGWIVTTFGWGFAVMIPAYITGWVSGAHMNPALTIALAVTGKFPGNLVLGYIVAQMLGGIFGATLAYLVYKVQMDEEPEAGVKLGVFSTGPSIDAPIWNIITEVIATALLLIGVLAIGYGEVGIQPGNGALFVGLLIVVLGMATGGATGYALNPARDLGPRIAHAILPIKGKGGSNWKYSWIPVVGPTIGAILGAVVFDAFLAAVL
- a CDS encoding NAD(P)/FAD-dependent oxidoreductase, with protein sequence MNMKYDLVVVGGGPAGLAAAVEAKKNGIDSILVIERAKELGGILQQCIHNGFGLHEFKEELTGPEYAQRFMDQLFELNIEYKLDTMVLEVSENKIVQAINSVDGYMIIEAKSIVLTMGCRERTRGAIAIPGDRPAGVFTAGAAQRYINMEGYMVGKRVVILGSGDIGLIMARRLTLEGAKVLAVAELMPFSGGLMRNIVQCLEDYDIPLYLSHTVVDIIGKDRVEKVIIAKVDENKKAIPGTEIEYECDTLLLSVGLIPENDISRATGIKIDPRTSGPVVNELMETSIEGIFASGNVVHVHDLVDFVSIESRKAGKSAAKYIKGEVANGEYIEVETGNGIGYTVPQKFRIENIEKNLELSMRVRQIYKNVKIVVKSNDFVIHSVKKTHMAPGEMEKITLSKTVLGKIDAKKIVVEVVEEDK
- a CDS encoding dicarboxylate/amino acid:cation symporter; this encodes MEKEKKGDTLIIKLILGVIAGIIIGLVATEKVISIILPIKFFLGELIFFVVPFIIIGFIAPAITQLKSNASKMLLTMLGLSYLSSIGAAFFSATAGYALIPKLNIVSSVEGLKELPPILFKVQIPPAISVMGALVLALLMGLAVVWTNSKRTEELLNEFNNIMLMIVNKIIIPVLPIFIATTFATLAYEGSITKQLPVFLKVILIVLVGHYIWITVLYIIGGIVSGKNPWSLLKHYGEAYMTAVGTMSSAATLPVSLKCVRKSGVLDEEITNFAIPLGATTHLCGSVLTETFFVMVVSKILYGSLPPVGTMILFIVLLGVFAVGAPGVPGGTVLASLGLIISVLGFDETGTALMITIFALQDSFGTACNITGDGALALILNGIFKKKEA
- the dhaM gene encoding dihydroxyacetone kinase phosphoryl donor subunit DhaM, whose amino-acid sequence is MLGFVVVSHSKDLAEAVIHLANEMKRYDFPLINGSGTEGDFLGSNPLTIKEAIMNAKTDKGTLVFVDIGSSVLNTQVAIDFLADEGVDVENIKIADAPLVEGLIAGVAINDEKADIESILNELKELKTFSKLTY
- the dhaL gene encoding dihydroxyacetone kinase subunit DhaL, which gives rise to MFLEIIEKISDEIIKNEDYLTELDREIGDGDHGVNLARGFTEIKNQLANFKTLAVSDVFTKMGMILLTKVGGASGAIYGTAFMSSGTFLKGKTDFDNQAFLGTLNAMIEGIQKRGKAVLGEKTMLDTIIPTYNFLEKSFNDGKSLKDIKSEVIEVAKNSMEVTKDIVATKGRASYLGERSVGHIDPGAMSSYLMIKVVCENL